Proteins co-encoded in one Kribbella solani genomic window:
- a CDS encoding bifunctional metallophosphatase/5'-nucleotidase: MTNSGERTTMTRRTLIGGASALAAAGFTAVPADAGETAQGSGQGSGHGPGKTVRLTVMGTTDLHGNVFNWDYFKNAEYDDAAHNDIGLAKISTLVTAVRDRIAADRRAPRPLMLDAGDTIQGTPLAYYYAKIEPITGGHTHPMAAAMNRIGYDAAALGNHEFNYGMDILRKFQRQLRFPLLGANAQDWTTGLPAFPPYVLKRVHVPGEKPITVGILGITNPGIAIWDKANVENKLKFGGIVEQAKVWVPRVRKAGADVVVVSVHSGMDLSSSYGDALPYPENAAALMAETVPGIDAVLVGHAHLEIPERLVTNKLTGEQVVLTEPLKWGMRLSLIDLDLRKDRGRWKVVGRHSQVLNANTVAADPEVVALLQKDHDKVVEYVNSKIGNCTEAMSAATAPWEDTAALDFVNFVQADAVAKILAGTPQAALPVLAIAAPFNRDAAIPAGDVSVRDVAGLYVFDNTLLAVTMTGAQIKEYLEFSALYFKQVTGTGPFPSAQVTNAPTATAPNGTPDYNYDILGGLAKPLTYKIDIAKPGGARITDLAYAGVAVTADQQFVVAVNNYRQSGGGNFPHVKTAPVVYNRQVEIRQLMIDYVTATGTVDPKTFHTVDWSLTSNGAPITVTK, encoded by the coding sequence ATGACGAACAGTGGTGAGCGGACGACGATGACCAGACGGACCCTGATCGGCGGCGCGTCCGCGCTGGCCGCGGCCGGGTTCACGGCCGTCCCGGCGGACGCCGGCGAGACCGCGCAAGGTTCGGGGCAAGGTTCGGGGCACGGGCCGGGCAAGACCGTCCGGCTGACCGTGATGGGTACCACCGACCTGCACGGCAACGTCTTCAACTGGGACTACTTCAAGAACGCCGAGTACGACGACGCCGCGCACAACGACATCGGCCTGGCGAAGATCTCCACCCTGGTCACCGCGGTCCGGGACCGGATCGCCGCCGACCGGCGCGCGCCGCGCCCGCTGATGCTGGACGCCGGCGACACCATCCAGGGCACCCCGCTGGCGTACTACTACGCCAAGATCGAGCCCATCACCGGTGGTCACACGCACCCGATGGCGGCGGCGATGAACCGGATCGGGTACGACGCGGCCGCGCTCGGCAACCACGAGTTCAACTACGGGATGGACATCCTGCGGAAGTTCCAGCGGCAGCTGCGGTTCCCGCTGCTCGGTGCGAACGCCCAGGACTGGACCACCGGGCTGCCCGCGTTCCCGCCGTACGTGCTGAAGCGGGTGCACGTGCCCGGCGAGAAGCCGATCACGGTCGGCATCCTCGGCATCACCAACCCCGGGATCGCGATCTGGGACAAGGCGAACGTCGAGAACAAGCTGAAGTTCGGCGGCATCGTCGAGCAGGCGAAGGTCTGGGTGCCGCGGGTTCGCAAGGCCGGCGCCGACGTGGTCGTGGTGTCGGTGCACTCGGGGATGGACCTGTCCTCGTCGTACGGCGACGCGCTGCCGTACCCGGAGAACGCGGCCGCCCTGATGGCCGAGACGGTTCCGGGCATCGACGCCGTACTGGTCGGCCACGCGCACCTGGAGATCCCGGAGCGCCTGGTCACGAACAAGCTCACCGGCGAGCAGGTCGTCCTGACCGAGCCGCTCAAGTGGGGCATGCGGCTGTCGCTGATCGACCTGGACCTGCGGAAGGACCGTGGCCGGTGGAAGGTCGTCGGCCGGCACAGCCAGGTGCTGAACGCGAACACCGTCGCCGCCGACCCGGAGGTGGTCGCGCTGCTGCAGAAGGACCACGACAAGGTCGTCGAGTACGTCAACTCGAAGATCGGCAACTGCACCGAGGCGATGTCCGCGGCGACCGCGCCGTGGGAGGACACCGCCGCGCTGGACTTCGTGAACTTCGTCCAGGCCGACGCGGTCGCGAAAATCCTCGCCGGTACGCCGCAGGCTGCCCTTCCGGTACTCGCGATCGCGGCACCGTTCAACCGCGACGCGGCGATCCCGGCCGGCGACGTGTCGGTGCGTGACGTCGCGGGCCTGTACGTCTTCGACAACACCCTGCTCGCGGTCACCATGACCGGCGCGCAGATCAAGGAGTACCTGGAGTTCTCCGCGCTGTACTTCAAGCAGGTCACCGGCACCGGACCGTTCCCGTCCGCCCAGGTCACGAACGCTCCGACCGCGACCGCGCCGAACGGTACGCCCGACTACAACTACGACATCCTCGGCGGGCTGGCCAAGCCGCTGACGTACAAGATCGACATCGCCAAGCCGGGCGGCGCACGGATCACGGACCTCGCGTACGCCGGGGTCGCGGTGACCGCGGACCAGCAGTTCGTGGTCGCGGTCAACAACTACCGGCAGTCCGGCGGCGGCAACTTCCCGCACGTCAAGACCGCTCCGGTCGTCTACAACCGCCAGGTGGAGATCCGCCAGTTGATGATCGACTACGTCACCGCCACCGGCACGGTCGACCCGAAGACCTTCCACACCGTCGACTGGTCGCTCACCTCGAACGGCGCGCCGATCACCGTCACGAAGTAA
- a CDS encoding polysaccharide deacetylase family protein: MTKPPGKVLPLVAALLCGAVLAQAATPDAGSAPAASPAVRMSAGPSTPVGSKRGEPSSSKPVVPSVPPVPPPGRPAVHKPGPGDDWNLTGHGKVLYLTFDDGPQHVWTPRVLAVLRKHNAHATFFVLGIQVAQFPELVTAERAAGHRVGNHTFDHKTLTLLPEAKIRQEIAGGVRSKCLRPPTGATNAKIQAIAAAYHQRQVLWDVDTRDWEKPGAARVEHAILAGARPGAIILMHDGGGDRSQTVAALDRALTKLSKQGYTYRALPC; encoded by the coding sequence ATGACCAAGCCGCCCGGCAAAGTGCTGCCGTTGGTCGCCGCTCTGCTCTGCGGTGCCGTCCTCGCCCAAGCCGCCACTCCGGATGCCGGCTCCGCTCCGGCCGCGTCGCCCGCGGTCCGGATGTCCGCCGGGCCGAGTACGCCCGTCGGTTCGAAACGTGGTGAGCCGTCGTCGAGCAAACCGGTCGTGCCGTCAGTACCGCCGGTGCCGCCGCCGGGGCGACCGGCGGTGCACAAGCCGGGGCCGGGTGATGACTGGAATCTGACCGGGCACGGGAAGGTGCTGTACCTGACCTTCGACGACGGACCGCAGCACGTGTGGACGCCGCGGGTGCTGGCGGTGCTGCGCAAGCACAACGCGCACGCGACGTTCTTCGTCCTCGGCATTCAGGTCGCGCAGTTCCCGGAGCTGGTCACCGCCGAGCGGGCGGCCGGCCACCGGGTCGGCAATCACACCTTCGATCACAAGACGCTGACTCTGCTGCCGGAGGCGAAGATCCGGCAGGAGATCGCCGGCGGCGTACGGTCCAAGTGCCTGCGTCCGCCGACCGGCGCGACGAACGCCAAGATCCAGGCGATCGCGGCCGCGTACCACCAGCGTCAGGTGCTCTGGGACGTCGACACCAGGGACTGGGAGAAGCCCGGCGCGGCGCGGGTCGAGCACGCGATCCTGGCCGGTGCGCGGCCGGGCGCGATCATCCTGATGCACGACGGCGGCGGCGACCGGTCCCAGACCGTCGCCGCGCTGGACCGGGCGCTGACGAAGCTCAGCAAGCAGGGCTACACGTACCGCGCGCTGCCCTGCTGA
- a CDS encoding homogentisate 1,2-dioxygenase — MAFYRQVGEVPPKRHTQFRKPDGGQGSGLYYEELMGEEGFSSDSSLLYHAGVPSAIVDSQVWDLPDLATVANHPLTPRHLKLHDLFADTSKANAVEDRRLVLGNGDVRISYAVAEQPSPYYRNAIGDECVYVEKGSATVETVFGVLNAIQGDYVIIPRATTHRWLPGPGGVSAYCIEANSHIAPPKRYLSRYGQFLEHSPYCERDLHPTSEPLVVEGTDVEVLVKHRGNGAGGIVGSRMTYATHPFDVVGWDGCLYPYTFNVSDFEPITGRVHQPPPVHQVFEGNNFVVCNFVPRKVDYHPLSVPVPYYHSNVDSDEVMFYCGGDYEARKGSGIGLGSISLHPGGYAHGPQPAAIEASLGAERFEELAVMVDTFRPLELGEGGRAVDDGVYAWTWAGRRRS, encoded by the coding sequence ATGGCGTTCTACCGGCAGGTCGGGGAAGTTCCACCCAAGCGGCACACCCAGTTCCGGAAACCGGACGGTGGCCAAGGATCGGGGCTGTACTACGAGGAGTTGATGGGCGAAGAGGGGTTCTCCTCGGACTCGTCCCTGCTGTACCACGCCGGTGTACCGTCCGCGATCGTCGACTCCCAGGTCTGGGACCTGCCTGACCTGGCCACTGTCGCCAATCACCCACTCACCCCGCGGCATCTGAAGCTGCACGACTTGTTCGCCGACACCTCCAAGGCGAACGCGGTGGAGGACCGGAGGCTGGTGCTCGGCAACGGTGACGTCCGGATCTCGTACGCGGTCGCCGAGCAGCCGTCGCCGTACTACCGGAACGCGATCGGCGACGAGTGCGTGTACGTCGAGAAGGGCAGCGCGACCGTCGAGACGGTGTTCGGCGTCCTGAACGCGATCCAGGGCGACTACGTGATCATCCCGCGCGCGACCACGCACCGCTGGCTGCCCGGACCTGGCGGCGTCAGCGCGTACTGCATCGAAGCCAACTCGCACATCGCGCCGCCGAAGCGCTATCTGTCGAGGTACGGGCAGTTCCTTGAGCACTCGCCGTACTGCGAGCGGGATCTGCACCCGACGAGTGAGCCGCTCGTGGTCGAGGGCACCGACGTCGAGGTCCTGGTCAAGCATCGCGGCAACGGCGCCGGCGGGATCGTCGGCTCGCGGATGACGTACGCGACGCATCCGTTCGACGTCGTCGGGTGGGACGGGTGCCTGTACCCGTACACGTTCAACGTCAGCGACTTCGAGCCGATCACCGGGCGCGTGCACCAGCCGCCGCCAGTACATCAGGTGTTCGAGGGGAACAACTTCGTGGTCTGCAACTTCGTGCCACGCAAGGTCGACTACCACCCGCTGTCCGTACCGGTGCCGTACTACCACTCGAACGTCGACTCCGACGAGGTGATGTTCTACTGCGGCGGCGACTACGAGGCGCGGAAGGGTTCCGGGATCGGGCTCGGGTCGATCTCGCTGCACCCCGGCGGGTACGCGCACGGCCCGCAGCCGGCCGCGATCGAGGCATCGCTGGGCGCCGAACGCTTCGAGGAACTCGCGGTGATGGTCGACACGTTCCGCCCACTCGAGCTCGGCGAGGGCGGCCGCGCGGTCGACGACGGCGTGTACGCCTGGACCTGGGCGGGCCGCCGCCGGAGCTGA